Proteins from a single region of Hermetia illucens chromosome 3, iHerIll2.2.curated.20191125, whole genome shotgun sequence:
- the LOC119652113 gene encoding uncharacterized protein LOC119652113 → MAEQVQHLQHRIQEREQKIHQLAEALGRLTQQQQSAENRHRIMQEIQFMSCFTSSGPVSVNAFIKNMEYYLNSITDPNARKAATRAIYQEKIQGEAKNALMGLPEPDNWDDIKSSLKLRYRPELEPAEIYRQITNLRGDTVFMRILFLTLILFTPVRGALNIFESPEQRSFVEIQLNKVDIVNETHVINTTEILNLSLSFSENIKHLDVEHQKPNL, encoded by the exons ATGGCAGAACAAGTTCAACATTTGCAACACCGAATTCAAGAACGAGAACAAAAAATCCATCAGTTGGCAGAAGCATTAGGACGATTAACGCAGCAACAACAGTCGGCGGAAAATAGACACAGGATCATGCAGGAAATCCAGTTCATGAGTTGTTTTACGAGCAGTGGTCCAGTGTCCGTTAATGCATTTATCAAGAACATGGAGTATTACCTGAACAGCATAACCGACCCAAATGCAAGAAAAGCAGCAACAAGAGCGATATATCAGGAGAAAATCCAAGGGGAGGCGAAAAATGCCCTTATGGGTTTACCTGAACCCGACAACTGGGATGACATCAAAAGCAGCCTGAAGCTACGTTACAGACCAGAACTGGAACCGGCGGAAATTTACCGACAAATTACCAACCTGCGAGGAGATACG GTTTTTATGAGGATATTGTTCCTAACACTCATCCTTTTCACCCCAGTAAGAGGCGCACTGAACATATTTGAGTCACCGGAGCAACGAAGTTTTGTTGAAATCCAATTAAATAAAGTCGATATAGTTAACGAAACTCATGTCATAAATACAACAGAAATTTTAAACCTTAGCTTAAGCTTTTCTGAAAATATAAAACATTTGGATGtagaacaccaaaaaccaaacctGTGA